A stretch of Pirellulales bacterium DNA encodes these proteins:
- a CDS encoding polysaccharide biosynthesis tyrosine autokinase — translation MSSTSLVQTDPFALTPEPVHGDSRANAPRSEVNLLALAWRSRWLILTFMLLGAGVGWILLERAEPRYTSQSDIYVERNMPRILDNDLSIGHSSSYLFTQAEIIRSTSVIAAAIDAPEIKQLETIRTADNPIGLIREALRVVVGANDEIIRIAIELPSRTDAPQIVNAIVDAYISKYAEDRKNNAVEILGLLRSEKQRRSEDLEARRKALEAFRSDHPELAVQVRSGNVVNDRFATLNDELNSTEIELLEAKALYSRVQRMYESPALRPLLAEMAQKSEGVKEQVLLGLQNQIQSVEMQIAAEQSRWGDGHPRVRLLTESLATWQKRLEEQTQKLAEDRAGMIAAYVDSVKQQFELLEHKYAELQRSYDRQFAEAKEVSGLALQLASLQEAQARSEKENDVLDDQIKNLNLTEQVGAINVSRMEIARPALLPSYPIPSRFIGIGGLLGSLVGFGLGWLRNLLDHRLKSADEIADALQLPVLGALPLAPGVKDRAEAGMILVNSPRSSLSESIRTLRTAFHFGLGGADARVICITSPSPGDGKSTVASNLAIAMAQAGQKVLLIDADMRKPRQHVIFAAEAAIGLSTVLGERRPASEAIVPTEVDLLSLLPCGPIPSHPVELLNNGFFGDLVTQLSEHYDRILIDSPPVMPVADARVIAAMSDATLLVLRAERATRRLSQAARNELWQVRAKRLGVVVNGVPIRKPGGYGYEYGYGNPYGGYSEGGYGDGGEAGDRLPASRRKKSRARLAAEASAAAPEA, via the coding sequence ATGTCCTCTACGTCGCTCGTCCAGACTGACCCGTTCGCCCTGACGCCGGAACCCGTTCACGGCGACTCGCGTGCGAACGCGCCGCGAAGCGAGGTCAACCTGCTGGCGCTCGCGTGGCGCAGCCGGTGGCTCATTCTGACGTTCATGCTGCTGGGCGCCGGCGTCGGGTGGATTCTGCTGGAGCGCGCCGAACCGCGCTACACGAGCCAGTCCGACATCTACGTCGAACGGAACATGCCGCGGATTCTCGACAACGACCTAAGCATCGGTCACTCGTCCTCCTATCTGTTCACGCAGGCGGAGATCATTCGCTCGACGTCGGTCATTGCGGCCGCGATCGACGCCCCCGAGATCAAGCAACTCGAGACGATCCGCACCGCCGATAATCCCATCGGGCTGATTCGCGAAGCGTTGCGGGTCGTGGTCGGCGCCAACGACGAAATCATCCGCATCGCGATCGAACTGCCGAGCCGCACCGACGCCCCGCAAATCGTCAACGCGATCGTCGACGCGTACATCTCCAAGTACGCCGAGGATCGCAAGAACAACGCCGTCGAGATCCTGGGGCTGCTGCGTTCCGAAAAGCAGCGCCGCAGCGAGGACCTGGAAGCGCGGCGAAAGGCGCTGGAAGCGTTCCGCAGCGATCATCCGGAATTGGCCGTCCAGGTCCGCAGCGGCAACGTGGTCAACGACCGCTTTGCGACGCTCAACGACGAATTGAACTCGACTGAAATCGAACTGCTGGAAGCCAAGGCGTTGTACAGCCGGGTGCAACGAATGTACGAGTCGCCGGCGCTGCGCCCGCTGCTGGCCGAAATGGCTCAGAAGTCCGAAGGGGTGAAGGAGCAAGTCCTGCTGGGGCTGCAAAATCAGATTCAAAGCGTCGAGATGCAGATTGCGGCCGAGCAGTCCCGGTGGGGAGACGGACATCCGCGCGTGCGGCTGCTGACGGAATCTCTCGCCACGTGGCAGAAACGGCTGGAGGAACAGACGCAAAAGCTTGCCGAAGATCGTGCGGGAATGATCGCCGCATACGTCGATTCGGTAAAGCAGCAATTCGAACTTCTGGAACACAAGTACGCCGAGTTGCAGCGAAGCTACGATCGGCAATTCGCCGAAGCCAAAGAGGTGAGCGGACTGGCCCTGCAATTGGCGTCGTTGCAGGAGGCCCAAGCGCGATCGGAAAAAGAGAACGACGTTCTGGACGATCAGATCAAGAACCTCAACCTCACCGAACAAGTCGGGGCCATCAACGTTAGCCGGATGGAAATCGCGCGACCCGCGCTGCTGCCCAGCTACCCGATCCCCAGCCGGTTCATCGGGATCGGCGGGCTGCTGGGATCCCTGGTCGGCTTCGGCCTGGGCTGGCTGCGAAATCTGCTGGATCACCGCCTGAAGTCGGCCGACGAGATCGCCGACGCGTTGCAGTTGCCGGTGCTGGGGGCGTTGCCCCTGGCCCCGGGCGTCAAAGACCGCGCCGAAGCGGGCATGATCCTCGTCAATTCGCCTCGGTCGTCGCTCAGCGAATCGATTCGTACGCTGCGCACTGCGTTCCACTTTGGACTGGGGGGCGCCGACGCGCGAGTGATTTGCATCACCTCGCCCTCGCCCGGCGACGGCAAAAGCACCGTCGCCAGCAATCTGGCGATCGCCATGGCCCAGGCGGGCCAGAAGGTGCTGTTGATCGACGCCGACATGCGCAAACCGCGGCAGCACGTCATTTTCGCCGCCGAGGCGGCGATCGGGCTGTCGACCGTCTTGGGCGAACGCCGCCCGGCGAGCGAGGCGATCGTGCCGACCGAGGTGGATCTCTTGTCGCTGCTCCCCTGCGGACCGATTCCTTCGCATCCGGTCGAGCTCTTGAACAACGGCTTCTTCGGCGACTTGGTGACGCAGCTCAGCGAGCACTACGACCGCATTCTGATCGACTCGCCCCCTGTCATGCCGGTCGCCGACGCCCGTGTCATCGCCGCAATGAGCGACGCGACGCTGCTCGTGCTGCGGGCCGAGCGGGCTACGCGGCGTCTCAGTCAAGCCGCTCGCAACGAATTATGGCAAGTGCGGGCGAAGCGGCTGGGCGTGGTCGTCAACGGCGTGCCGATCCGCAAACCCGGCGGTTACGGGTACGAGTACGGCTACGGCAATCCCTACGGAGGTTATTCCGAGGGGGGCTACGGCGACGGCGGAGAAGCCGGCGACAGACTCCCTGCCTCGCGGCGCAAAAAAAGTCGGGCACGCCTCGCCGCCGAGGCCTCGGCTGCCGCACCCGAGGCCTAA
- a CDS encoding GGDEF domain-containing protein, which translates to MIPLLAFSLSYILIDVALGLTSLVVGFVAALVYARHAHGSRTASEPSDERRQLVQANDNERTAMAAQQLRSLAHEMASDVGAHCQVMDGISSELGALKLNEGDGLAVNSAVARILSANSQLRFRLDEAERKIAAQAEEIRTQQFEARTDVLTGLANRRAFDDEVRRLLKAFATQGRVFSLLILDVDHFKKFNDTHGHQAGDEVLRAVGLTLRSVVKSGDLACRYGGEEFAVVMVDTNAKQARVAADRVRRAIEVMSVDFEGRRLSVTASIGVAQIAPLQDAAQLIRRADDAVYASKKAGRNAGHWHAGTECLPLDQDARPVEIPVTQPVDKKPILATPVGDFGDRFRKLPDHRVMADELGRRISESLRFGVPLALTRMEVVDFDSLESSYGEAVGDLILDSVVAFIRSNLRDMDLLARMGRGQFAIMLPGSGTDEAANVVRRVATVLASAPVPIGGKQLVLKLKSGIANAKAGDDAASLLDRAALAMDSKTLVPAGV; encoded by the coding sequence ATGATTCCGCTCCTTGCTTTCAGTTTGTCGTACATCCTCATCGACGTTGCGTTGGGGCTGACCTCGCTCGTCGTCGGGTTCGTCGCTGCGCTTGTCTACGCTCGGCATGCGCACGGATCCCGGACGGCGAGTGAGCCATCCGACGAACGACGCCAACTCGTTCAAGCCAATGACAACGAACGGACCGCAATGGCCGCTCAGCAGTTGCGCAGCTTGGCCCACGAAATGGCCAGCGACGTCGGCGCCCATTGTCAGGTCATGGACGGGATTTCCTCGGAACTCGGCGCACTGAAGTTAAACGAAGGGGACGGCCTGGCCGTCAACTCGGCCGTCGCCCGCATCTTGTCGGCCAATTCGCAGTTGCGTTTTCGACTCGATGAGGCGGAACGAAAGATCGCCGCTCAGGCCGAAGAAATCCGCACACAGCAGTTCGAGGCCCGCACCGACGTGCTGACCGGGCTGGCGAATCGCCGAGCGTTCGATGACGAAGTCCGGCGCCTGTTGAAAGCGTTTGCAACTCAGGGGCGAGTTTTTTCGCTGCTGATCCTCGACGTCGACCACTTCAAGAAATTTAACGACACGCATGGCCATCAGGCCGGCGACGAGGTGCTGCGGGCCGTCGGCTTGACCCTGCGATCGGTCGTCAAGTCGGGCGACTTGGCATGTCGCTACGGCGGCGAAGAATTTGCGGTCGTTATGGTCGATACGAACGCCAAGCAGGCGCGAGTCGCCGCCGACCGCGTACGGAGAGCCATCGAGGTGATGTCGGTCGATTTCGAGGGCCGCCGCCTGAGCGTGACGGCCAGCATTGGCGTCGCCCAAATTGCGCCGCTGCAGGATGCCGCCCAATTGATCCGTCGCGCCGACGACGCCGTCTATGCGTCGAAGAAGGCGGGACGTAACGCCGGCCACTGGCACGCCGGAACGGAGTGCCTGCCGCTCGATCAGGACGCTCGGCCGGTTGAAATTCCCGTGACTCAGCCGGTTGACAAGAAACCGATCTTGGCGACCCCCGTCGGCGACTTCGGCGATCGGTTCCGTAAGTTGCCGGACCATCGCGTCATGGCCGACGAACTTGGGCGACGAATCTCCGAGAGTCTGCGGTTCGGGGTTCCGCTCGCTCTGACCCGGATGGAGGTCGTCGACTTCGACAGCCTGGAGAGCTCGTACGGCGAGGCGGTCGGGGACCTCATCCTCGACTCCGTCGTGGCGTTCATCCGCTCGAATCTTCGCGATATGGACCTGCTGGCCCGCATGGGACGCGGGCAGTTTGCCATTATGCTGCCCGGCAGCGGGACAGACGAAGCGGCCAATGTCGTACGCCGCGTGGCGACCGTCTTGGCGTCGGCCCCGGTCCCCATCGGGGGGAAGCAGTTGGTGCTCAAACTCAAGTCGGGAATCGCCAACGCCAAAGCCGGCGACGACGCGGCGTCGCTGCTCGACCGGGCTGCGCTCGCGATGGATTCCAAGACGCTCGTTCCCGCGGGCGTTTGA